In Spinacia oleracea cultivar Varoflay chromosome 5, BTI_SOV_V1, whole genome shotgun sequence, a single window of DNA contains:
- the LOC110800277 gene encoding dof zinc finger protein DOF1.5, translating to MAEIKLFGQRIVLQVKHEEEERDKNDDSKNNSNNNNIINKRPDKIIPCPRCKSMETKFCYFNNYNVNQPRHFCKGCQRYWTAGGALRNVPIGAGRRKAKPLGRSGGLFGEGCLLDGMNMEQFDMDGMVVDDWQLAAAMATGGAFTHDEFQVKRRRSESTGQTC from the coding sequence atggcTGAAATTAAGCTATTTGGCCAAAGAATAGTGTTACAAGTTAAGCATGAAGAAGAAGAGCGCGACAAGAATGACGACAGtaaaaataatagtaataataataatattattaacaaGAGACCGGACAAGATTATCCCTTGTCCGAGGTGCAAAAGCATGGAGACAAAGTTTTGTTACTTCAACAATTATAATGTTAATCAGCCTCGCCACTTCTGTAAGGGCTGTCAACGGTACTGGACCGCTGGCGGCGCCCTTCGGAATGTTCCTATAGGGGCTGGACGTAGGAAAGCCAAGCCGCTCGGCCGAAGTGGCGGGTTGTTTGGAGAAGGTTGCTTGTTAGATGGCATGAATATGGAACAGTTTGATATGGATGGTATGGTTGTGGATGACTGGCAACTGGCTGCTGCTATGGCTACCGGTGGCGCTTTCACACATGATGAGTTTCAGGTTAAGAGAAGGAGGAGTGAGTCTACTGGTCAAACATGTTGa
- the LOC130461623 gene encoding uncharacterized protein, with amino-acid sequence MVVQDLVKHYGRKDVKPSCLMKIDLQKAYDTVDWNFLLQMLEQLGFPKKFVDLIMECVTTPMFSLVINGSLHGFFKSKRGLRQGDPMSPLLFVICMEYLSRIFHQMSELPMFQFHPRCRELKLTHLCFADDLILCCKGEFPSIYLLLQAFKLFSDSSGLMANKQKSSIYCYGMAEDDVKRVVSASGFTRSTLPFKYLGVPICAKKITAAQCEMLVDKMILRIKVWSSRNLSYTARVLLINSVLLSLHSYWAQIYVLPKKVLKEITMVCRSFLWSGQAYSSKPSNISWKSSCCEKKEGGLGFRDILTWNTAAIGKYVWAVATKQDSIWIKWVSSVYVKDGEWWEYQPNNSASWYWRKICETKEVLKQYYTIAEFSSMSCYSVKDVYQKLTGPKPLVHWDHMVWNRLNTPKHKFICWMAVQDRLQTAARLARIGVCSSPNCLLCDQQEEVHDHLFFACPYSKRCIEEIKSWVGFHTTHSGLQILISRIGNSHQTKFRRQVWYAALAATVYSVWRSRNGSLWDKCIPTVHSTVTRIKQIVRDRIRSVMPRKLQKLIDLPNRERGVQLMKLRRGRGTSHLSVANARKWITMLGPGSLVLDLPSPPKHKTPFVSIGRNRKVSPDGANLLVYSWDKGKNVCLDVTGISTFTGPGVDAFAPGVVVANAVVRKKKKYEAKCIDNGYGFIAFAFSTLGELGSDALEFMARLARVAQSNTATANIRSFLFQ; translated from the exons ATGGTGGTTCAAGATTTGGTGAAACATTATGGTAGGAAAGATGTGAAGCCTAGCTGCTTAATGAAGATTGATCTGCAGAAGGCATATGATACAGTGGATTGGAACTTTCTGCTTCAAATGTTGGAGCAGTTAGGTTTTCCTAAGAAGTTTGTTGATCTAATTATGGAATGTGTGACTACCCCCATGTTTTCTCTGGTTATTAATGGCTCTCTTCATGGTTTTTTCAAATCTAAAAGGGGGCTGAGACAAGGGGATCCCATGTCCCCTCTGTTGTTTGTAATCTGTATGGAGTATCTTTCCAGAATATTTCATCAAATGAGTGAGCTTCCCATGTTCCAGTTTCATCCAAGATGCAGAGAGTTAAAGCTGACACACttgtgttttgctgatgatcttATTCTGTGCTGCAAAGGTGAATTTCCTTCAATATATTTGCTacttcaagctttcaagttgttCTCTGATTCATCTGGTTTAATGGCAAATAAGCAAAAATCGTCTATTTATTGTTATGGCATGGCTGAAGATGATGTGAAGAGAGTAGTGTCAGCTTCTGGTTTTACTAGGAGTACCTTACCTTTCAAGTATCTGGGTGTACCTATCTGTGCTAAAAAGATTACTGCTGCACAATGTGAAATGTTAGTGGATAAGATGATTCTCAGAATCAAAGTGTGGAGTTCTAGAAACCTTTCCTACACAGCAAGAGTTCTTCTGATTAATTCTGTTTTGCTGAGTTTGCATAGTTATTGGGCTCAGATTTATGTCTTGCCTAAGAAGGTTCTGAAAGAGATCACCATGGTGTGTAGGTCATTTCTGTGGAGTGGGCAAGCTTATAGTAGCAAGCCAAGTAACATTTCCTGGAAAAGTTCTTGTTGTGAGAAGAAAGAGGGTGGTCTTGGCTTCAGAGATATTCTGACATGGAATACTGCAGCTATTGGTAAGTATGTGTGGGCTGTGGCCACAAAGCAAGATAGTATATGGATCAAATGGGTAAGCTCTGTATATGTCAAGGATGGGGAATGGTGGGAGTACCAGCCTAACAATTCTGCAAGCTGGTACTGGAGAAAGAtttgtgaaacaaaagaagtcCTGAAGCAATACTACACTATTGCTGAATTTAGTAGTATGTCCTGTTATTCTGTGAAAGATGTGTATCAAAAACTTACAGGTCCAAAACCCTTGGTGCACTGGGATCATATGGTTTGGAATAGATTGAATACACCCAAGCACAAGTTCATTTGTTGGATGGCTGTTCAGGATAGGTTACAGACAGCTGCAAGATTAGCCAGAATTGGTGTTTGCTCCTCCCCAAACTGTCTGTTGTGTGATCAGCAAGAAGAGGTCCATGACCATCTGTTTTTTGCTTGCCCCTATAGCAAGAGGTGTATTGAGGAGATCAAGAGTTGGGTTGGCTTTCACACTACTCACAGTGGGCTTCAGATTCTCATTAGTAGAATTGGTAATAGTCATCAAACCAAATTTCGAAGGCAAGTCTGGTATGCTGCTTTAGCAGCAACTGTGTATTCTGTATGGAGGAGTAGGAATGGCAGTTTATGGGATAAGTGTATCCCAACTGTGCATAGCACTGTTACTAGAATCAAGCAGATTGTGAGAGATCGAATTAGGAGTGTAATGCCTAGAAAA TTGCAAAAGTTGATAGACCTCCCAAATAGAGAAAGAGGGGTGCAATTAATGAAGCTAAGAAGAGGAAGAGGCACATCTCATTTAAGTGTGGCAAATGCAAGAAAGTGGATCACGATGCTCGGACCTGGAAGTTTGGTGTTGGATCTTCCAAGTCCTCCAAAACATAAAACACCTTTTGTTTCTATAGGTAGGAACAGAAAAGTTTCCCCTGATGGTGCAA ACCTTCTTGTCTACTCTTGGGACAAAGGGAAAAATGTATGCTTAGATGTCACGGGTATCTCTACATTCACCGGGCCAGGAGTTGATGCTTTTGCTCCTGGGGTTGTTGTCGCTAATGCTGTTgtcaggaagaagaagaagtacgAAGCGAAGTGCATAGACAACGGATATGGTTTTATCGCTTTTGCTTTCTCCACTCTTGGAGAACTGGGGAGTGATGCCCTCGAGTTCATGGCTAGGCTCGCACGGGTTGCTCAGAGTAACACGGCTACTGCTAACATTCGTTCTTTCCTTTTTCAATGA
- the LOC110800275 gene encoding uncharacterized protein isoform X2, with amino-acid sequence MPSKEGTTPQTSLGEELAMKRWSMLLNSMARRREHQNSQSRNACNNPQKDNRSLQNDGQDKNVPSSVPSGLRRSPRHINSGGLNQGLSSGGHNSGLTSGGLNSQLGGFNPGGLNLCFNQGGLNSRGPSPRGLESDIFANLSQPTQEHETDDTSHMMPTQGGYNTTNRRRVQATQPRNERGRGADKTKILKQRVFVEVNEYGQPISDSER; translated from the exons ATGCCTTCAAAAGAAGGAACTACTCCACAAACATCGCTTGGCG AGGAACTGGCAATGAAGAGGTGGTCCATGCTGCTTAACAGCATGG CTCGACGTCGAGAACACCAAAATTCACAAAGTCGTAATGCTTGCAATAATCCACAAAAGGATAATCGTTCGCTGCAAAATGATGGCCAAGATAAAAATGTTCCTTCAAGTGTTCCTTCCG GATTACGACGTAGTCCTAGACATATCAATTCAGGAGGTCTCAACCAAGGTCTTAGTTCAGGAGGTCACAACTCAGGGCTCACTTCAGGAGGTCTCAACTCACAACTAGGAGGTTTCAATCCAGGAGGTCTGAATTTATGTTTCAATCAAGGAGGTCTGAATTCACGAGGTCCCAGTCCAAGAGGTCTAGAATCTGATATATTTGCAAATTTAAGTCAACCAACGCAAGAACATGAAACAGATGATACAAGTCACATGATGCCCACACAAGGTGGTTATAATACCACAAATAGAAGGAGAGTTCAAGCAACTCAACCAAGGAATGAGAGGGGTCGTGGGGCTGATAAGACCAAGATTTTAAAGCAACGTGTATTTGTTGAGGTAAATGAATACGGTCAACCCATTAGTGATAGTGAGAGGTAG
- the LOC110800275 gene encoding uncharacterized protein isoform X1 — protein sequence MEELMKMLLIKGYKVPHIPEDMWKKLEEFWESPKGQERSKRNIENKRKSMMCHYAGSKSFARKRAETKAKDGKEPDPLDVWLDTHVPKKGSRLDDASATAKKAIEEDLARLPQVSCSGDDRISIFKKHVGEDKNGYAKTFGLGVKVPRPGTKRCALEEERAKIIKVDTEAQKKFDKMSNLVIKLLELQGMSKEEILTLLSDGEDEDNNDGENNDGNEKENFEEANDDIREEDDYQAQDNYQAQDEEGEEYYDYE from the exons ATGGAAGAACTCATGAAGATGCTATTAATCAAAGGTTACAAAGTACCCCATATACCTGAAGACATGTGGAAGAAATTGGAGGAGTTTTGGGAATCTCCTAAAGGCCAG GAAAGGAGCAAAAGAAATATTGAAAACAAGAGAAAGTCAATGATGTGTCACTATGCTGGTTCCAAGAGTTTTGCACGTAAACGAGCAGAAACAAAG GCAAAAGACGGAAAAGAGCCTGATCCCCTTGATGTATGGCTTGATACCCATGTACCTAAAAAAGGTTCTCGACTTGATGATGCGTCGGCGACTGCAAAG AAAGCAATTGAAGAGGATTTGGCTCGTCTCCCCCAAGTTTCTTGTAGTGGTGATGATCGCATATCCATTTTTAAAAAGCATGTGGGAGAAGATAAAAATGGTTATGCAAAGACTTTTGGTCTTGGGGTTAAGGTTCCTCGTCCTGGCACAAAGAGATGTGCTTTGGAGGAGGAGCGTgccaaaataattaaagttGATACGGAAGCTCAAAAGAAGTTTGATAAGATGTCTAATTTGGTGATAAAACTCTTGGAGCTACAG GGTATGTCCAAAGAAGAAATTCTTACTCTTCTATCAGATGGTGAGGATGAGGATAATAATGATGGTGAAAACAATGATGGAAATGAGAAGGAAAATTTTGAAGAGGCTAATGATGATATAAGAGAGGAAGATGACTACCAGGCACAAGATAACTATCAAGCACAAGATGAAGAAGGCGAGGAATACTATGATTATGAATAG